Below is a genomic region from Methanosphaera sp. ISO3-F5.
AAATTGGACAATGATTTGGGTAATATTGTTGTGACGGGTAATGTTTTCGGGAATAATTCAGGATATTTCCGTATCGATAATAGTCAGATTAAATTAGATGATGAATATGCTTTTGTTCCGGTTGATGCTAGTATCTCCGTTTATGAAAATGATAAATTAGTTAAAAATGTTAATATGAAACATTCAACAATAGATTACAGTGTTCCTTCTGGCCGTCATTATTACACTTTATTATTTACGAACTCTTCTCTTAAAGATAATAAGTTTCTTGTGAATAATGATAACAGAACTTTGTTAACTTTAACCCCTAACAGTATAAATGCTAAAATAAACACGAACATAACTATTGGCGGAAAATTATCTCTTAACGGTAAAGGAGTTAATAACGAAGCAGTTTCAATTACTATTGATAATAAAAAGTATGATCTTACAAGTGATGCAAATGGTGCATTTAGTGTAAAATATCCTGCAACTAATGCTGGTTCTCATACTGTAATATTTGAACATGCTGCGAATGAAAAATATTTATCAAACAGGGAAAGTGTTAATTTCACTGTTAATAAGATCATATCCAAATTAACAGTAACAGCAAATGCTGCCAGGTATGGTGAAACTGTAACAATTACTGGAAAATTAGTTGATGCTAATAATAAGGCAATTAATGGTAATGTTAATGTTAATTTAAATGGTAAAACTAGTACTGTTAAAACAGGCACAAATAGTGTATACAAGTATACAACGAAAGCTGTTAAGGTTGGAACCAATAACATAACAGTAACATATCCTGGAAGTTCTTATTATGAGAAAGTAAGTGCTGTAAAAACTTTCAAGGTATCAAAACAGAACACTAAACTCACACTAGCTAAGATTAAATCAACGGCTTATGGTAATAATTTTGTGGTTACTGGTAAATTAACTGATAAAAATGGTAAAATATTAAAAAATACTGCTCTTAAGATAACAGTTAACAAGAAAACAGTAGCAGTGAAAACAAACACTAAGGGAGTATACAAGTACACAACCAAGGCAAACAAAGTAGGTACTAATACTATAACAGTAGTTTATGCAGGAAATAGTAATTATAATAAAGCTACTATTAAAACTAGTGTTAAATTTACTAAACAAAGCACAAAAATAACTGCCACTGCTACTAAACAAGTAAAATATGGAAACAAAGTAACAGTAACTGGTAAATTAACCACAAAAACTGGTAAAATTTTAAGTAAAGTGCCTGTTAAGGTAAGTGTTAATGGAAAACTTGTGTCCACAAAAACAAATGCTAAAGGAATATATAAAATTACCAGCACTACATCTAAGATTGGTACAAACAATGTCCTTGTAAGCTATGCAGGAAATACTAATTACAACAAGATTTCTAAAAAAGTAACATTCAAAGTAGCAAAACAGAACGTAGTAGTAAGTATAACTTCAGCAAAACAAGTAACTAATAAGAAACAAGCAAAGATAACTGGAAAGTTAGCTGATGCTAATGGTAAAGTTATTAAAAATACTAAGATTATATTGAAAGTTAATGGTGTTAAAAAATCCGTGAAAACCAATAATAAGGGATTTTACACTTTAACAACAGCATCTAAAACTGGAAAGAATACTGTGATTGCAAGTTTCAATGGAAACAGTTATTACAATAAATACACATCCAAATCAAAAACATTCACCATAGCTTAAAAACTTTACCCTTTTAATCACCAATGGAGTAAATAAACCCCCAACCTTTTTACTCCACATATATTTAATTTTTTTACTATTTTTATATGACAAATAATTAAAAGCATAACGAAAATAAATTAATATTAATTAGTTTAGAAAAAATGTAACTGAAAATATTATAATTTATTAAAGAAAATTATCGAAGAGGTTATATTAATGATACTGAAAAAAACACAAATAATTATTTTTCTTTTAATGACAATAGCATTGATGTCTGTATCCGTAGCAACAAACATAGACGATGACAACAACCAAACACTTACATTAACCCATGATTCATTAACAACTAACATGGCACAGACAATTAAAAACGAAAAAAGTGTGATTGCAGAAAATACAAACATCAATAAAAAAACACCAAAATCATATAACATTAAATCATATGAAGAAAATTCTTCCAACAATACACAATATACAAATAATAACCAAGAAAACAGGACAAATACAATCATTATAACACCAGAAACATTTTCAGAATACATAACTGATGGTTTACTAGCTAACAATATAGCATGTGGAACAACTTTAGACTTCACAGGAAAATTTGATGGTGAACAATACGCATTCACTATAAACAAGCCAGTAAATATAATATCCAGCAAGAATGATGCATTCATTTGTTTCTATTCAACACAAAATCTTGAACAAACATATGGAACACCAAACCATTCCTTCCTAATAACAAAAGAAGGATCAGGAACAAACGTTACAGGAATCTACTTTGAAAACACTATGATAGTAACTCAAAGAGCATGTAATGTAACCTTCGATAACCTGACAGTATACTGCAGTAGCGATTATGGGTGGGGCCTAGGATCACCAAGCATACGTAACAGTGAAAACGTGACAATAAAAAACTCATACTTTAACACCACAGAAGACAATACATGGGTAAGTACAGTTGTCTTCGCAGCATCAAAAAATTGTCTGCTGGAAAATTGTACAGTAACCGGTAGCAACTTTATCGGAAACCTAGTATATGCAACCACATACAATGTAGAATTAACTGACGAATACGGTAACAACAACATCACCATACGA
It encodes:
- a CDS encoding Ig-like domain repeat protein, whose product is MKTKGILFLLCILSLFFCLAVVSASDVQSNDSNIIQDKDTSINADVTANNNVAKTKEIVKTSNKNVKKASDTITVTSSNYAKYFKTNTTTGISNTTSLVKSGNIINLQGNFKDVTFNADKKGLTITSIGKKARLTDCTVYVTKNGAGSKVYNLTINNSKPVCEGIILDQASSAVVKDNTVYVYGPEDFVMTTYSMNKCTIEGNYFESYHTQTNMRIYSSENNKIINNTVIGNANCIYLCAYGGDESNNNLISQNTVIGKSEYSTCYPIQIMGNNNLVEKNTVIGGNRGISSENSNIIRGNDINANFTGIYTRENSTIENNFIHVSKDSRGISINGEGSVVRNNVIYCNDSAIVIGCDDVTITGNDIVSKNMSIITDDNVRRVKGIKLLNNNITGKLDNDLGNIVVTGNVFGNNSGYFRIDNSQIKLDDEYAFVPVDASISVYENDKLVKNVNMKHSTIDYSVPSGRHYYTLLFTNSSLKDNKFLVNNDNRTLLTLTPNSINAKINTNITIGGKLSLNGKGVNNEAVSITIDNKKYDLTSDANGAFSVKYPATNAGSHTVIFEHAANEKYLSNRESVNFTVNKIISKLTVTANAARYGETVTITGKLVDANNKAINGNVNVNLNGKTSTVKTGTNSVYKYTTKAVKVGTNNITVTYPGSSYYEKVSAVKTFKVSKQNTKLTLAKIKSTAYGNNFVVTGKLTDKNGKILKNTALKITVNKKTVAVKTNTKGVYKYTTKANKVGTNTITVVYAGNSNYNKATIKTSVKFTKQSTKITATATKQVKYGNKVTVTGKLTTKTGKILSKVPVKVSVNGKLVSTKTNAKGIYKITSTTSKIGTNNVLVSYAGNTNYNKISKKVTFKVAKQNVVVSITSAKQVTNKKQAKITGKLADANGKVIKNTKIILKVNGVKKSVKTNNKGFYTLTTASKTGKNTVIASFNGNSYYNKYTSKSKTFTIA